From a single Cyprinus carpio isolate SPL01 chromosome A3, ASM1834038v1, whole genome shotgun sequence genomic region:
- the LOC109053176 gene encoding serine/arginine repetitive matrix protein 2-like isoform X2, with protein MTRLDPPSHQASPRGWTEVSQSGRDGFGKFSFSHGSLTERREWESEYFSLGRAAGSRAFCDQSPSTPYRHSERGHPLPSNKSPEPKATIPFRNPNLGVPSERRTSEFQNAEQLAENYPPQYPPEPLDLGLEVEALAGPRALSPTPFKQAESFRASSRRGGRNAHTSPLQKSGILNSSQRGSGLSCSSSPSHSTSPFRRAESSGSLNTVGFWSSGDSHGQDRPSVSLARNSYSGNLRSFASTVGSVSSINKSLSYMDLRGTLQKPETNSSFIGSTENRGSLSPSRRSYDSPAVRKTETKSPSYERGHNRQSAFSSVGRHDSRSQSPSRQSYDSPAVRKTEMKNPSYECGHDRQGFSSSSLKSRYDSRSQSPVGKLETNGSSSQIQEGRRSASPVRKGYGTPSQSDRRSMSNGLSYDRKSPSSPRKGYEMQSQATMKKPETKSSLHSYNLDSRHSSPSRGHHQNPVPSSLRKSETSQSSLKIVPKSHSPSPLAHIQSLPHKSESGQSPSVSTLRREIADHISLRNTMSDRTGSTSYVRNTLSSQSQHDSNPSSGRWRGSTHSLHSQSVSRNSSPSRHSSEKKQISSFTKSALVAWETPQDGNKKSSIRQNPEVQSSTPNSRQAQSRQRSPSPPVQRHTPSQSSMDSESSHLSAGSLGLNREENAMMADLPKAKTVFQREGPSHLRKIESSQKQELSRYKPASHSQSKAPHSGWDKLKDERDSGTLLRAHSSSSLHTQIHQP; from the exons ATGACCCGCTTGGATCCGCCATCGCACCAAGCAAGCCCCCGTGGCTGGACGGAGGTGTCTCAAAGTGGCCGTGATGGTTTTGGGAAGTTCAGTTTTTCTCACG gcAGTTTGACGGAACGGAGGGAATGGGAGAGTGAATATTTCTCTCTGGGAAGGGCTGCGGGCAGCAGAGCTTTCTGTGATCAAAGCCCTTCTACTCCCTATCGGCATTCAGAGAGAGGGCATCCCCTGCCTAGCAACAAAAGCCCCGAACCCAAAGCCACCATTCCATTTCGGAACCCGAATCTGGGCGTCCCTTCGGAAAGGAGAACCTCTGAGTTTCAGaatgcagagcagcttgcagaaAACTATCCTCCGCAGTATCCTCCAGAACCGCTGGATCTCGGCCTGGAGGTTGAGGCCCTCGCAGGTCCCCGGGCCCTGAGTCCCACCCCTTTCAAGCAAGCTGAATCTTTCAGGGCCTCCAGTCGAAGAGGTGGACGAAATGCCCACACGTCTCCCTTACAGAAATCGGGAATACTTAACTCTTCCCAAAGAGGATCTGGCCTCTCCTGTTCCTCCTCTCCCTCCCATAGTACCTCCCCGTTCAGACGGGCCGAGTCCAGCGGCTCTCTCAACACGGTTGGCTTTTGGTCTAGCGGAGATTCACACGGACAGGATCGGCCATCGGTCAGCCTGGCACGGAACAGTTACTCTGGAAACCTCAGATCGTTTGCAAGCACTGTGGGCAGCGTCAGTAGCATTAATAAGTCTCTGTCGTACATGGATCTGAGAGGCACTTTGCAGAAACCCGAGACCAACAGCTCCTTCATTGGGTCTACAGAGAACCGTGGAAGCTTGTCCCCTTCCAGACGGAGTTATGACAGTCCTGCTGTTaggaaaactgaaacaaaaagccCTTCTTACGAGCGTGGCCACAACAGACAGAGTGCCTTCTCCTCAGTGGGCCGCCATGATTCAAGAAGCCAGTCCCCTTCCAGACAGAGTTATGATAGTCCTGCTGTTaggaaaactgaaatgaaaaacccTTCTTATGAGTGTGGTCATGACAGACAGggtttctcctcctcctccttgaaGAGCCGCTATGATTCCAGAAGCCAGTCCCCTGTGGGGAAGCTGGAGACAAATGGCTCATCAAGTCAGATTCAAGAGGGTCGACGAAGTGCGTCTCCAGTCAGAAAGGGCTACGGAACACCAAGCCAATCGGATAGAAGATCCATGTCTAACGGATTGAGTTATGACAGAAAAAGCCCCTCCTCACCCAGAAAAGGCTATGAAATGCAAAGCCAAGCCACAATGAAGAAACCAGAGACAAAGAGCTCCCTTCACAGCTACAACCTAGACAGCCGACACTCTTCCCCAAGTAGAGGTCATCACCAAAACCCTGTCCCATCATCGCTTCGTAAGTCCGAAACAAGCCAGTCCTCATTAAAAATTGTTCCCAAGAGCCACAGTCCCTCCCCCTTAGCTCATATCCAATCTCTTCCTCACAAGTCAGAGAGTGGTCAGAGCCCCTCTGTGTCTACATTGAGGCGTGAGATTGCAGACCACATCTCTCTGAGAAACACTATGAGTGACAGAACTGGCTCCACCTCTTATGTAAGAAACACCCTGAGTAGCCAATCACAGCATGATTCAAACCCTTCATCAGGCCGCTGGAGAGGCTCCACCCACTCTCTCCACAGCCAGTCAGTCTCACGTAACTCCTCCCCATCACGCCACAGCAGCGAGAAGAAACAAATCAGCTCCTTTACCAAATCTGCCCTTGTTGCCTGGGAAACGCCACAAGACGGAAACAAGAAGAGCAGCATAAGGCAGAACCCAGAGGTACAAAGCTCCACGCCCAACAGCCGACAGGCACAGAGCCGACAGAGAAGCCCCTCCCCTCCGGTCCAAAGACACACACCTTCTCAGAGCTCCATGGACTCTGAGTCAAGCCATCTCTCGGCCGGGTCATTGGGCCTCAACCGGGAGGAAAATGCCATGATGGCTGACCTTCCCAAGGCCAAAACGGTCTTCCAGAGGGAGGGTCCGAGCCACCTGAGGAAGATTGAGAGCAGTCAGAAACAAGAACTTTCCCGCTACAAACCAGCCAG TCACTCCCAGAGCAAAGCTCCTCACTCGGGATGGGACAAACTAAAGGATGAAAGAGACAGTGGTACACTATTAAGGGCTCACTCGTCCAGCTCCCTACACACACAg ATACACCAACCTTGA
- the LOC109051872 gene encoding sterol regulatory element-binding protein 2-like isoform X1: MDPAEFMDSVDQSLTELGDEFTLGDIDEMLQFVSNQVDFPDLFEDQMGGGAVAPARPLQQTAPSTILTPPHTPIQTSSQTQTRTPPLLQPRPQPITQVQTQTFPMQTLAVQTQAQPQTVMITPTGTQTHRFIHNQVICQQNPGAGFQAVSFSVLQPQMQSIMTSPQVQPMTFQHQRLLTPSGQTFQTLSTTPVHTVSQQVLLHQPQILKTDSLVLTTLKPDGTQVLSTVHNPPGITTLTAPLQTTSLQVPTLMSSNILTTVPMVMGGGDKLPIKQLSSGTAHTGGGARVSMEQGVTVGTGGVVKEGERRTTHNIIEKRYRSSINDKILELRDLVMGSDAKMHKSGVLRKAIDYIKYLQQVNHKLRQENLALKMANHKSKAVCLSDEVDLKPEVAFISPPPSDSGCSSPPQLSPFCIDSEPGSPLLEHEPVKSEPDSPASVGVMDRSRLLLCTLTFLCLSLNPLPSLLGSEESAGLTAAHGPTRSLFSLPAQSFGAWLWCVLPWLLVWVLSGVGVVWGCVRVLYLWEPVTPLHSPTSVRFWRHRKQADLQLYRGDYAEAAVSLHTCLSVLSRVLPSSTLDIICSLSWNLIRYCLRKPAPLGWLVRLVGGRHEGEESQTSSRDAALVYHQLSQLQLTGKLDQRSLWGVCVSLSAVNLSESAEGKMPVTQRIQIFVTAAISLRAALGKHLTCLPGHLLSCAEALAGQSDSKPLPDCLRWIFTPLGRQFFLSCDWSVRAESSEQIFTSQRDEADPIAQLHRCFCEKLLERAVHTLIEPQSSKHAEDAGEFTGVLEFLQLLNSCTEDSAPSTAPFPALANQSSTPVRDPVCRWWASVLKAAVHWLQGDDASVRSLLAEAERMPRALHTLDHPLPKAVLALCKAVQMSVSPQKGEGVVSCLGHCQRSSAHLHISVCQSHNTWLHKGVELLVCDLLLTLRTSLWQRGGGSNGEPGPAPGSQLAGFQRDLSSLRKLGQAHRQAQHKLFLHETTVRLMAGASPTRTHQLLRHRTHNYSTTDGDGALGERERAHAILLACRHLPLPLLTPPGHRARLLAEAKRTLERVGDRRSLQDCQQILLRLGGGTTIAAT; this comes from the exons AGATGCTGCAGTTCGTCAGTAATCAGGTGGATTTCCCTGATCTCTTTGAGGATCAGATGGGGGGTGGAGCTGTGGCCCCCGCGAGGCCCCTCCAACAGACGGCCCCCAGCACCATACTGACACCCCCCCACACGCCCATACAGACCAGCAGCCAGACGCAGACACGCACACCGCCGCTGCTGCAGCCGCGACCACAGCCCATCACACAG GTGCAGACGCAGACGTTCCCCATGCAGACGCTGGCAGTGCAGACACAGGCGCAGCCGCAGACGGTGATGATCACACCAACCGGCACGCAGACACACCGATTCATCCACAACCAGGTGATCTGCCAGCAGAACCCCGGCGCCGGCTTTCAGG CCGTGTCCTTCTCAGTCCTCCAGCCGCAGATGCAGAGCATCATGACGTCTCCGCAGGTCCAGCCCATGACCTTCCAGCACCAGCGGCTGCTGACTCCGTCCGGTCAGACCTTCCAGACGCTGTCCACCACGCCGGTCCACACCGTATCCCAGCAG GTGCTGCTGCACCAGCCACAGATCCTGAAGACGGACTCTCTGGTTCTGACCACGCTCAAACCGGACGGGACGCAGGTGCTGTCGACCGTCCATAACCCGCCGGGCATCACCACGCTCACGGCACCCCTCCAGACCACCTCGCTGCAGGTCCCT ACGCTGATGAGCAGCAACATTCTGACCACCGTTCCCATGGTGATGGGAGGCGGAGACAAGCTGCCAATCAAGCAGCTCTCCTCAGGCACCGCCCACACAGGAGGCGGGGCCAGGGTGAGCATGGAGCAGGGCGTTACCGTGGGAACAGGAGGAGTTGTGAAGGAGGGCGAGAGACGGACGACACACAACATCATCGAGAAACGCTACCGATCGTCCATCAACGACAAGATCCTGGAGCTGCGCGACCTCGTGATGGGCAGCGACGCCAAG ATGCATAAGTCTGGCGTTCTGCGTAAAGCCATCGACTACATCAAATACCTGCAGCAGGTGAACCACAAGCTCCGGCAGGAGAACCTGGCGCTCAAGATGGCCAATCACAAGAGCA aGGCGGTGTGTCTCTCTGATGAGGTGGATCTGAAGCCAGAGGTGGCCTTTATTTCTCCTCCTCCGTCAGATTCAGGCTGCAGCTCTCCTCCTCAGCTCTCGCCCTTCTGCATCGACTCGGAGCCGGGCAGCCCTCTGCTGGAGCACGAGCCG gtgAAGAGCGAGCCGGACTCGCCGGCGTCAGTGGGAGTGATGGACCGCTCGCGTCTGCTGCTCTGCACGCTCACCTTCCTCTGTCTGTCGCTCAACCCGCTGCCGTCTCTGCTGGGGTCCGAGGAGAGCGCCGGGCTGACCGCCGCACACGGACCCACGCGCTCGCTCTTCTCTCTGCCCGCGCAGAGCTTCG GGGCGTGGCTGTGGTGCGTGTTGCCGTGGCTCCTGGTGTGGGTCCTGAGCGGGGTGGGCGTGGTCTGGGGGTGTGTCCGTGTGCTGTACCTGTGGGAGCCGGTCACGCCCCTTCACTCGCCCACCTCAGTGCGCTTCTGGAGACACAGGAAACAGGCCGACCTGCAGCTGTACcgg ggtgaTTACGCGGAGGCCGCGGTCAGTCTGCACACCTGTCTGTCCGTCTTGTCCAGAGTGCTGCCCTCCTCCACCCTCGACATCATCTGCTCGCTCTCCTGGAACCTGATTCGCTACTGCCTGCGGAAACCCGCCCCCCTGGGCTGGCTGGTGCGTCTGGTTGGAGGAAGACATGAGGGGGAGGAGTCACAGACCAGCTCACGAGACGCAGCTCTGGTGTATCACCAACTCAGCCAGCTGCAGCTcacag gtaaGCTGGATCAGCGGTCgctctggggtgtgtgtgtgtctctgagtgcTGTGAATCTGAGTGAGAGTGCGGAGGGGAAGATGCCGGTCACTCAGCGGATCCAGATCTTTGTGACGGCAGCCATCAGTCTGAGAGCAGCGCTGGGGAAACACCTGACCTGTCTGCCG GGTCACCTGCTGAGCTGCGCCGAGGCTCTGGCCGGTCAGTCAGACTCCAAGCCCCTCCCAGACTGCCTGCGCTGGATCTTCACGCCGCTGGGCCGCCAGTTCTTCCtgagctgtgattggtcagtgaGGGCGGAGAGCAGCGAGCAGATCTTCACGTCTCAGAGAGATGAAG cGGATCCCATCGCGCAGCTGCACCGCTGCTTCTGTGAGAAGCTCCTGGAGAGAGCCGTGCACACACTGATCGAGCCGCAGAGCAGCAAACACGCAGAGGACGCtgg GGAGTTCACGGGTGTTCTGGAGTTTCTGCAGCTGCTCAACAGCTGTACTGAAGACTCCGCCCCCTCCACCGCCCCTTTCCCTgcgctggccaatcagagctcaACACCAG TCAGGGACCCCGTGTGCCGCTGGTGGGCGTCGGTGCTGAAGGCCGCGGTTCATTGGCTGCAGGGTGATGATGCGTCGGTGAGGTCACTGCTGGCGGAGGCGGAGCGGATGCCCAGAGCGCTGCACACACTGGA tcaccCGCTGCCGAAGGCCGTGCTGGCGCTGTGTAAGGCTGTGCAGATGAGTGTGAGTCCGCAGAAGGGCGAGGGGGTGGTCAGCTGTCTCGGTCACTGCCAGCGCTCCAGCGCTCACCTGCACATCAGTGTGTGTCAGTCACACAACACCTGGCTGCACAAg GGGGTGGAGCTTCTGGTGTGTGACCTCCTCCTGACTCTGAGGACCAGCCTATGGCAGCGCGGAGGCGGGTCTAACGGGGAGCCAGGCCCCGCCCCCGGATCCCAATTAGCTGGATTTCAGAGGGACTTGAGCTCTCTGCGTAAGCTCGGCCAGGCCCACAGACAGGCCCAACACaag CTCTTCCTGCATGAGACAACGGTCCGACTGATGGCAGGAGCCAGTCCCACACGCACACACCAGCTGCTGCGACACCGAACACACAACTACAGCACGACcg acgGTGACGGTGCACTGGGCGAGCGTGAGAGGGCTCATGCTATCCTGCTAGCGTGTCGTCACCTGCCTCTGCCTCTGCTGACGCCGCCGGGTCACCGCGCTCGACTGCTGGCCGAGGCCAAACGCACGCTGGAGCGAGTGGGAGACCGCAGATCCCTGCAGGACTGCCAGCAGATACTGCTGCGGCTCGGAGGAGGAACCACCATCGCTgccacataa
- the LOC109051872 gene encoding sterol regulatory element-binding protein 2-like isoform X2 encodes MDPAEFMDSVDQSLTELGDEFTLGDIDEMLQFVSNQVDFPDLFEDQMGGGAVAPARPLQQTAPSTILTPPHTPIQTSSQTQTRTPPLLQPRPQPITQVQTQTFPMQTLAVQTQAQPQTVMITPTGTQTHRFIHNQVICQQNPGAGFQVLQPQMQSIMTSPQVQPMTFQHQRLLTPSGQTFQTLSTTPVHTVSQQVLLHQPQILKTDSLVLTTLKPDGTQVLSTVHNPPGITTLTAPLQTTSLQVPTLMSSNILTTVPMVMGGGDKLPIKQLSSGTAHTGGGARVSMEQGVTVGTGGVVKEGERRTTHNIIEKRYRSSINDKILELRDLVMGSDAKMHKSGVLRKAIDYIKYLQQVNHKLRQENLALKMANHKSKAVCLSDEVDLKPEVAFISPPPSDSGCSSPPQLSPFCIDSEPGSPLLEHEPVKSEPDSPASVGVMDRSRLLLCTLTFLCLSLNPLPSLLGSEESAGLTAAHGPTRSLFSLPAQSFGAWLWCVLPWLLVWVLSGVGVVWGCVRVLYLWEPVTPLHSPTSVRFWRHRKQADLQLYRGDYAEAAVSLHTCLSVLSRVLPSSTLDIICSLSWNLIRYCLRKPAPLGWLVRLVGGRHEGEESQTSSRDAALVYHQLSQLQLTGKLDQRSLWGVCVSLSAVNLSESAEGKMPVTQRIQIFVTAAISLRAALGKHLTCLPGHLLSCAEALAGQSDSKPLPDCLRWIFTPLGRQFFLSCDWSVRAESSEQIFTSQRDEADPIAQLHRCFCEKLLERAVHTLIEPQSSKHAEDAGEFTGVLEFLQLLNSCTEDSAPSTAPFPALANQSSTPVRDPVCRWWASVLKAAVHWLQGDDASVRSLLAEAERMPRALHTLDHPLPKAVLALCKAVQMSVSPQKGEGVVSCLGHCQRSSAHLHISVCQSHNTWLHKGVELLVCDLLLTLRTSLWQRGGGSNGEPGPAPGSQLAGFQRDLSSLRKLGQAHRQAQHKLFLHETTVRLMAGASPTRTHQLLRHRTHNYSTTDGDGALGERERAHAILLACRHLPLPLLTPPGHRARLLAEAKRTLERVGDRRSLQDCQQILLRLGGGTTIAAT; translated from the exons AGATGCTGCAGTTCGTCAGTAATCAGGTGGATTTCCCTGATCTCTTTGAGGATCAGATGGGGGGTGGAGCTGTGGCCCCCGCGAGGCCCCTCCAACAGACGGCCCCCAGCACCATACTGACACCCCCCCACACGCCCATACAGACCAGCAGCCAGACGCAGACACGCACACCGCCGCTGCTGCAGCCGCGACCACAGCCCATCACACAG GTGCAGACGCAGACGTTCCCCATGCAGACGCTGGCAGTGCAGACACAGGCGCAGCCGCAGACGGTGATGATCACACCAACCGGCACGCAGACACACCGATTCATCCACAACCAGGTGATCTGCCAGCAGAACCCCGGCGCCGGCTTTCAGG TCCTCCAGCCGCAGATGCAGAGCATCATGACGTCTCCGCAGGTCCAGCCCATGACCTTCCAGCACCAGCGGCTGCTGACTCCGTCCGGTCAGACCTTCCAGACGCTGTCCACCACGCCGGTCCACACCGTATCCCAGCAG GTGCTGCTGCACCAGCCACAGATCCTGAAGACGGACTCTCTGGTTCTGACCACGCTCAAACCGGACGGGACGCAGGTGCTGTCGACCGTCCATAACCCGCCGGGCATCACCACGCTCACGGCACCCCTCCAGACCACCTCGCTGCAGGTCCCT ACGCTGATGAGCAGCAACATTCTGACCACCGTTCCCATGGTGATGGGAGGCGGAGACAAGCTGCCAATCAAGCAGCTCTCCTCAGGCACCGCCCACACAGGAGGCGGGGCCAGGGTGAGCATGGAGCAGGGCGTTACCGTGGGAACAGGAGGAGTTGTGAAGGAGGGCGAGAGACGGACGACACACAACATCATCGAGAAACGCTACCGATCGTCCATCAACGACAAGATCCTGGAGCTGCGCGACCTCGTGATGGGCAGCGACGCCAAG ATGCATAAGTCTGGCGTTCTGCGTAAAGCCATCGACTACATCAAATACCTGCAGCAGGTGAACCACAAGCTCCGGCAGGAGAACCTGGCGCTCAAGATGGCCAATCACAAGAGCA aGGCGGTGTGTCTCTCTGATGAGGTGGATCTGAAGCCAGAGGTGGCCTTTATTTCTCCTCCTCCGTCAGATTCAGGCTGCAGCTCTCCTCCTCAGCTCTCGCCCTTCTGCATCGACTCGGAGCCGGGCAGCCCTCTGCTGGAGCACGAGCCG gtgAAGAGCGAGCCGGACTCGCCGGCGTCAGTGGGAGTGATGGACCGCTCGCGTCTGCTGCTCTGCACGCTCACCTTCCTCTGTCTGTCGCTCAACCCGCTGCCGTCTCTGCTGGGGTCCGAGGAGAGCGCCGGGCTGACCGCCGCACACGGACCCACGCGCTCGCTCTTCTCTCTGCCCGCGCAGAGCTTCG GGGCGTGGCTGTGGTGCGTGTTGCCGTGGCTCCTGGTGTGGGTCCTGAGCGGGGTGGGCGTGGTCTGGGGGTGTGTCCGTGTGCTGTACCTGTGGGAGCCGGTCACGCCCCTTCACTCGCCCACCTCAGTGCGCTTCTGGAGACACAGGAAACAGGCCGACCTGCAGCTGTACcgg ggtgaTTACGCGGAGGCCGCGGTCAGTCTGCACACCTGTCTGTCCGTCTTGTCCAGAGTGCTGCCCTCCTCCACCCTCGACATCATCTGCTCGCTCTCCTGGAACCTGATTCGCTACTGCCTGCGGAAACCCGCCCCCCTGGGCTGGCTGGTGCGTCTGGTTGGAGGAAGACATGAGGGGGAGGAGTCACAGACCAGCTCACGAGACGCAGCTCTGGTGTATCACCAACTCAGCCAGCTGCAGCTcacag gtaaGCTGGATCAGCGGTCgctctggggtgtgtgtgtgtctctgagtgcTGTGAATCTGAGTGAGAGTGCGGAGGGGAAGATGCCGGTCACTCAGCGGATCCAGATCTTTGTGACGGCAGCCATCAGTCTGAGAGCAGCGCTGGGGAAACACCTGACCTGTCTGCCG GGTCACCTGCTGAGCTGCGCCGAGGCTCTGGCCGGTCAGTCAGACTCCAAGCCCCTCCCAGACTGCCTGCGCTGGATCTTCACGCCGCTGGGCCGCCAGTTCTTCCtgagctgtgattggtcagtgaGGGCGGAGAGCAGCGAGCAGATCTTCACGTCTCAGAGAGATGAAG cGGATCCCATCGCGCAGCTGCACCGCTGCTTCTGTGAGAAGCTCCTGGAGAGAGCCGTGCACACACTGATCGAGCCGCAGAGCAGCAAACACGCAGAGGACGCtgg GGAGTTCACGGGTGTTCTGGAGTTTCTGCAGCTGCTCAACAGCTGTACTGAAGACTCCGCCCCCTCCACCGCCCCTTTCCCTgcgctggccaatcagagctcaACACCAG TCAGGGACCCCGTGTGCCGCTGGTGGGCGTCGGTGCTGAAGGCCGCGGTTCATTGGCTGCAGGGTGATGATGCGTCGGTGAGGTCACTGCTGGCGGAGGCGGAGCGGATGCCCAGAGCGCTGCACACACTGGA tcaccCGCTGCCGAAGGCCGTGCTGGCGCTGTGTAAGGCTGTGCAGATGAGTGTGAGTCCGCAGAAGGGCGAGGGGGTGGTCAGCTGTCTCGGTCACTGCCAGCGCTCCAGCGCTCACCTGCACATCAGTGTGTGTCAGTCACACAACACCTGGCTGCACAAg GGGGTGGAGCTTCTGGTGTGTGACCTCCTCCTGACTCTGAGGACCAGCCTATGGCAGCGCGGAGGCGGGTCTAACGGGGAGCCAGGCCCCGCCCCCGGATCCCAATTAGCTGGATTTCAGAGGGACTTGAGCTCTCTGCGTAAGCTCGGCCAGGCCCACAGACAGGCCCAACACaag CTCTTCCTGCATGAGACAACGGTCCGACTGATGGCAGGAGCCAGTCCCACACGCACACACCAGCTGCTGCGACACCGAACACACAACTACAGCACGACcg acgGTGACGGTGCACTGGGCGAGCGTGAGAGGGCTCATGCTATCCTGCTAGCGTGTCGTCACCTGCCTCTGCCTCTGCTGACGCCGCCGGGTCACCGCGCTCGACTGCTGGCCGAGGCCAAACGCACGCTGGAGCGAGTGGGAGACCGCAGATCCCTGCAGGACTGCCAGCAGATACTGCTGCGGCTCGGAGGAGGAACCACCATCGCTgccacataa
- the LOC109053176 gene encoding serine/arginine repetitive matrix protein 2-like isoform X1: MTRLDPPSHQASPRGWTEVSQSGRDGFGKFSFSHGSLTERREWESEYFSLGRAAGSRAFCDQSPSTPYRHSERGHPLPSNKSPEPKATIPFRNPNLGVPSERRTSEFQNAEQLAENYPPQYPPEPLDLGLEVEALAGPRALSPTPFKQAESFRASSRRGGRNAHTSPLQKSGILNSSQRGSGLSCSSSPSHSTSPFRRAESSGSLNTVGFWSSGDSHGQDRPSVSLARNSYSGNLRSFASTVGSVSSINKSLSYMDLRGTLQKPETNSSFIGSTENRGSLSPSRRSYDSPAVRKTETKSPSYERGHNRQSAFSSVGRHDSRSQSPSRQSYDSPAVRKTEMKNPSYECGHDRQGFSSSSLKSRYDSRSQSPVGKLETNGSSSQIQEGRRSASPVRKGYGTPSQSDRRSMSNGLSYDRKSPSSPRKGYEMQSQATMKKPETKSSLHSYNLDSRHSSPSRGHHQNPVPSSLRKSETSQSSLKIVPKSHSPSPLAHIQSLPHKSESGQSPSVSTLRREIADHISLRNTMSDRTGSTSYVRNTLSSQSQHDSNPSSGRWRGSTHSLHSQSVSRNSSPSRHSSEKKQISSFTKSALVAWETPQDGNKKSSIRQNPEVQSSTPNSRQAQSRQRSPSPPVQRHTPSQSSMDSESSHLSAGSLGLNREENAMMADLPKAKTVFQREGPSHLRKIESSQKQELSRYKPASHSQSKAPHSGWDKLKDERDSGTLLRAHSSSSLHTQRASSPAAEQTQSGRASGQKQVQ, from the exons ATGACCCGCTTGGATCCGCCATCGCACCAAGCAAGCCCCCGTGGCTGGACGGAGGTGTCTCAAAGTGGCCGTGATGGTTTTGGGAAGTTCAGTTTTTCTCACG gcAGTTTGACGGAACGGAGGGAATGGGAGAGTGAATATTTCTCTCTGGGAAGGGCTGCGGGCAGCAGAGCTTTCTGTGATCAAAGCCCTTCTACTCCCTATCGGCATTCAGAGAGAGGGCATCCCCTGCCTAGCAACAAAAGCCCCGAACCCAAAGCCACCATTCCATTTCGGAACCCGAATCTGGGCGTCCCTTCGGAAAGGAGAACCTCTGAGTTTCAGaatgcagagcagcttgcagaaAACTATCCTCCGCAGTATCCTCCAGAACCGCTGGATCTCGGCCTGGAGGTTGAGGCCCTCGCAGGTCCCCGGGCCCTGAGTCCCACCCCTTTCAAGCAAGCTGAATCTTTCAGGGCCTCCAGTCGAAGAGGTGGACGAAATGCCCACACGTCTCCCTTACAGAAATCGGGAATACTTAACTCTTCCCAAAGAGGATCTGGCCTCTCCTGTTCCTCCTCTCCCTCCCATAGTACCTCCCCGTTCAGACGGGCCGAGTCCAGCGGCTCTCTCAACACGGTTGGCTTTTGGTCTAGCGGAGATTCACACGGACAGGATCGGCCATCGGTCAGCCTGGCACGGAACAGTTACTCTGGAAACCTCAGATCGTTTGCAAGCACTGTGGGCAGCGTCAGTAGCATTAATAAGTCTCTGTCGTACATGGATCTGAGAGGCACTTTGCAGAAACCCGAGACCAACAGCTCCTTCATTGGGTCTACAGAGAACCGTGGAAGCTTGTCCCCTTCCAGACGGAGTTATGACAGTCCTGCTGTTaggaaaactgaaacaaaaagccCTTCTTACGAGCGTGGCCACAACAGACAGAGTGCCTTCTCCTCAGTGGGCCGCCATGATTCAAGAAGCCAGTCCCCTTCCAGACAGAGTTATGATAGTCCTGCTGTTaggaaaactgaaatgaaaaacccTTCTTATGAGTGTGGTCATGACAGACAGggtttctcctcctcctccttgaaGAGCCGCTATGATTCCAGAAGCCAGTCCCCTGTGGGGAAGCTGGAGACAAATGGCTCATCAAGTCAGATTCAAGAGGGTCGACGAAGTGCGTCTCCAGTCAGAAAGGGCTACGGAACACCAAGCCAATCGGATAGAAGATCCATGTCTAACGGATTGAGTTATGACAGAAAAAGCCCCTCCTCACCCAGAAAAGGCTATGAAATGCAAAGCCAAGCCACAATGAAGAAACCAGAGACAAAGAGCTCCCTTCACAGCTACAACCTAGACAGCCGACACTCTTCCCCAAGTAGAGGTCATCACCAAAACCCTGTCCCATCATCGCTTCGTAAGTCCGAAACAAGCCAGTCCTCATTAAAAATTGTTCCCAAGAGCCACAGTCCCTCCCCCTTAGCTCATATCCAATCTCTTCCTCACAAGTCAGAGAGTGGTCAGAGCCCCTCTGTGTCTACATTGAGGCGTGAGATTGCAGACCACATCTCTCTGAGAAACACTATGAGTGACAGAACTGGCTCCACCTCTTATGTAAGAAACACCCTGAGTAGCCAATCACAGCATGATTCAAACCCTTCATCAGGCCGCTGGAGAGGCTCCACCCACTCTCTCCACAGCCAGTCAGTCTCACGTAACTCCTCCCCATCACGCCACAGCAGCGAGAAGAAACAAATCAGCTCCTTTACCAAATCTGCCCTTGTTGCCTGGGAAACGCCACAAGACGGAAACAAGAAGAGCAGCATAAGGCAGAACCCAGAGGTACAAAGCTCCACGCCCAACAGCCGACAGGCACAGAGCCGACAGAGAAGCCCCTCCCCTCCGGTCCAAAGACACACACCTTCTCAGAGCTCCATGGACTCTGAGTCAAGCCATCTCTCGGCCGGGTCATTGGGCCTCAACCGGGAGGAAAATGCCATGATGGCTGACCTTCCCAAGGCCAAAACGGTCTTCCAGAGGGAGGGTCCGAGCCACCTGAGGAAGATTGAGAGCAGTCAGAAACAAGAACTTTCCCGCTACAAACCAGCCAG TCACTCCCAGAGCAAAGCTCCTCACTCGGGATGGGACAAACTAAAGGATGAAAGAGACAGTGGTACACTATTAAGGGCTCACTCGTCCAGCTCCCTACACACACAg AGAGCCAGCAGTCCGGCCGCGGAGCAGACTCAGTCCGGCAGAGCATCAGGACAGAAGCAGGTGCAGTAA